One Natator depressus isolate rNatDep1 chromosome 3, rNatDep2.hap1, whole genome shotgun sequence DNA segment encodes these proteins:
- the LOC141985201 gene encoding uncharacterized protein LOC141985201 produces MNEDQDWLLTDVRDLLPKIHKPGNPGRPVISGIGTLTAGLSGYVDSLLRPYATSTPSYLRDTTDFLRKLQSVGDLPENTLLVTVDVEAFYINIPHKDGLQAVRNSIPDNVTANPVADLCVFVLTHNYFTFGDNIYLQISGTAMGTLMAPQHANIFMADLEQRFLSSRPLTPLLYLRYIDDIFIIWNHGKEALEEFHHDFNNFHPTINLILDQSTQAIHFLDTTVLISDGHINTTLYQKPTDRYTYLHASSFHPGHTTRSIVYSQALRYNCICSSPLDRDKHLQDLYQAFLKLQYPPAEVKKQIDRARRGARSHLLQDRPNKENNRTPLAVTVSPQLKPL; encoded by the exons ATGAATGAAGATCAG GATTGGCTGCTGACCGATGTTAGAgatctgcttcccaagatccataaacctgggaatcctggacgccccgtcatctcaggcattggcaccctgacagcaggattgtctggctatgtggactctctcctcaggccctatgctaccagcacacccagctatcttcgagacaccactgacttcctgaggaaactacaatccgtcggtgatcttcctgaaaacaccctcctggtcactgtggatgtagaagccttctacatcaacattccacacaaagatggactacaagccgtcaggaacagcatccccgataatgtcacggcaaacccggtggctgacctttgtgtctttgtcctcacccacaactatttcacatttggggacaatatataccttcaaatcagcggcactgctatgggtaccctcatggccccacagcatgccaacatttttatggctgacttagaacaacgcttccttagctctcgtcccctaacgcccctactctacttgcgctacattgatgacatcttcatcatctggaaccatggaaaagaagcccttgaggaattccatcatgatttcaacaatttccatcccaccatcaacctcatcctagaccaatccacacaagcgatccatttcctggacactactgtgctaataagcgatggtcacataaacaccaccctataccagaaacctactgaccgctatacttacctacatgcctccagcttccatccaggacacaccacacgatccattgtctacagccaagctctaagatacaactgcatttgctccagtcccttagacagagacaaacacctacaagatctctatcaagcattcttaaaactacaatacccacctgctgaagtgaaaaaacagattgacagagccagaagaggagccagaagtcacctactacaggacaggcccaacaaagaaaataacagaacgccactagctgtcaccgtcagcccccaactaaaacctctctag